The following coding sequences are from one Triticum dicoccoides isolate Atlit2015 ecotype Zavitan chromosome 4A, WEW_v2.0, whole genome shotgun sequence window:
- the LOC119287300 gene encoding putative disease resistance RPP13-like protein 1 gives MVTNAVSVSLIGWFVTPFLSKSIKAVRKYIDEENKSLKNVTPKLKELADHLDGIRVIVDQVGLCFIKGTEEALDHLWRLKRAIYEAEEILDLYESLKNNRLSCEFVQQFTGTKDSPSRLEEVVEKLGGLGVRTRKLLKNSDSNPNIVHGSPILRRGPSQANPGNGFFGYADERHQLQNLLKGEQNKVIAIIGHGGMGKTHLARQVFDANERGFEVRIWAHVCNKLDQIELLTEICQSPINKSGAPIRAPIMDTVAALESVVKGLSKTSGLIKLPKPCLVVLDDVWQHEDGFAGSTSCHTQRISRTQRNEAWASVLAMLRSLKSCKVVMTTRDKVCSTTLKADETIVLDGISQDPMKELLKHTAKSDQPPQELVQRIDKLKGSPRAALSLVHELKEANIKIQEQIILGELDDKNHIKGLYEEHLFTYHNLPLHLQSCLAFCSVFPYNWKFHPEKLTKMWIAHGFIDDTQVKQHMLADHKLLAMESVAKGYFKDLVDRSLFKIDTDGLYVIHVHIHSMIRQVSGDDCRSISNGSSSEIIVPATVRHLSVTAGCLAKLKPGPPLVESNVKPEDEFRPVRTLIVFTDKGAPSLPWSDIRQANSTLRKFKHVKVLDLTDTAITQVPDIVGELTHLRYLGVPNTLNHPPAQIPKLLLLYINHEATKTAPLMQSAPPHNPGGGGARKAPPHNPGGGGIGIGKAPPHNPGGAGAGKASPHNPGGVSAGKVPPHNPGGGGIGIGKAPPHNPGGGGAGKAPPHNPGGGGAGKAPPHNPGGGGAGKAPPHNPGGGGIGIGKAPPHNPGGGGAGKAPPHNPGGAGAGKASPHNPGGVSAGKVPPHNPGGGGIGIGKAPPHNPGGGGTGKAPPHNPGGGGAGKAPPHNPGGVGAGKVPSHKAPPHNPGGGGAGKAPPHNPGGGGAGKAPPHKAPLHNPGGGGAGKAPPHNSGGVDAGKSPPHKAPPHNSCGGGAGKAPPHKAPPHNPDGGGAGKALPHNPSGGGAGKAPPPCNFK, from the coding sequence ATGGTCACAAATGCTGTTAGCGTCTCGTTGATAGGGTGGTTCGTCACGCCGTTCCTCAGCAAGTCCATCAAGGCGGTACGCAAATACATAGACGAGGAGAACAAATCGCTCAAGAATGTCACTCCCAAGCTGAAGGAGCTGGCCGACCATCTTGATGGCATCAGGGTGATTGTTGACCAAGTCGGGCTATGTTTCATCAAGGGGACAGAGGAGGCCTTGGATCATCTGTGGCGGCTCAAGCGTGCCATTTATGAAGCGGAGGAGATTCTGGACCTGTACGAGAGTCTAAAGAACAATCGTCTTTCTTGTGAGTTTGTGCAGCAATTTACTGGGACCAAAGACTCACCTAGTCGGCTGGAGGAAGTGGTGGAGAAGCTAGGCGGACTTGGCGTGAGGACGCGGAAGTTGCTAAAGAATTCAGACAGCAATCCCAACATTGTTCATGGTTCTCCCATCCTCCGTAGAGGCCCGTCACAAGCAAATCCCGGGAATGGTTTCTTCGGGTACGCCGACGAGCGTCACCAGCTACAGAATCTGCTGAAAGGCGAGCAGAATAAGGTTATAGCCATCATAGGCCATGGAGGGATGGGGAAGACTCACCTTGCTCGCCAGGTATTTGATGCTAATGAGCGTGGGTTTGAGGTGCGCATATGGGCGCACGTCTGCAACAAATTGGATCAAATTGAGCTTCTGACAGAGATATGCCAGTCGCCCATCAACAAGTCTGGCGCCCCAATCCGTGCTCCAATAATGGACACCGTTGCTGCGCTAGAGTCCGTGGTTAAAGGTCTGTCCAAAACCTCAGGGTTGATCAAACTACCAAAACCTTGTTTGGTCGTGCTTGATGATGTATGGCAGCACGAGGACGGATTTGCTGGGTCGACCAGCTGCCACACGCAGCGGATCAGCCGGACTCAGAGAAATGAGGCATGGGCCAGTGTGCTGGCCATGCTGAGGAGCCTTAAAAGTTGCAAAGTTGTAATGACCACTCGAGACAAGGTTTGCTCCACAACACTCAAGGCAGATGAAACAATCGTCCTGGATGGGATCAGCCAAGACCCAATGAAAGAGCTGCTCAAACACACTGCAAAATCTGACCAACCTCCCCAAGAGCTTGTGCAACGGATTGACAAGTTGAAGGGATCCCCACGAGCAGCTCTCAGTCTTgttcacgagctcaaggaagcaaaTATTAAGATTCAGGAGCAAATCATCCTAGGTGAACTCGACGACAAGAATCACATCAAAGGCCTGTATGAAGAACATCTATTCACCTACCATAACCTACCACTGCACTTACAGAGCTGCCTGGCATTCTGCAGCGTGTTCCCATATAATTGGAAGTTCCATCCTGAAAAGTTAACCAAGATGTGGATAGCTCACGGTTTCATTGACGACACGCAAGTGAAACAACACATGCTGGCTGACCACAAGCTGCTGGCCATGGAGAGTGTGGCGAAAGGCTATTTTAAGGATCTCGTGGATCGGTCCTTATTCAAGATTGACACGGATGGCCTCTATGTGATCCATGTGCACATCCATTCCATGATACGCCAGGTGTCTGGCGATGACTGTAGGAGCATTAGCAACGGCTCATCATCGGAAATAATCGTCCCTGCAACAGTTCGCCACTTATCTGTGACTGCCGGCTGCCTAGCGAAGCTCAAACCAGGGCCTCCATTGGTGGAGAGCAATGTGAAACCTGAGGACGAATTCAGACCGGTGCGAACACTGATTGTCTTCACGGACAAGGGAGCTCCTTCCTTGCCTTGGAGTGACATTCGTCAGGCAAACAGCACACTCAGAAAGTTCAAGCACGTCAAGGTACTGGATTTGACGGATACAGCCATAACTCAGGTGCCTGATATTGTCGGTGAGCTCACACATCTGCGGTACCTAGGTGTTCCTAACACCCTGAACCACCCTCCTGCTCAAATTCCCAAGCTACTTCTGTTGTACATCAACCATGAAGCAACCAAGACGGCACCCCTGATGCAGTCTGCGCCCCCGCACAATCCTGGTGGCGGCGGCGCCCGCAAGGCGCCCCCGCACAATCCTGGTGGCGGCGGTATCGGCATCGGCAAGGCGCCCCCGCACAATCCTGGTGGCGCCGGCGCCGGTAAGGCGTCCCCGCACAATCCTGGTGGCGTCAGCGCTGGTAAGGTGCCCCCGCACAATCCTGGTGGCGGCGGCATCGGCATCGGCAAGGCGCCCCCGCACAATCCTGGTGGCGGCGGCGCCGGCAAGGCGCCCCCGCACAATCCTGGTGGCGGCGGCGCCGGCAAGGCGCCCCCGCACAATCCTGGTGGCGGCGGCGCCGGCAAGGCGCCCCCGCACAATCCTGGTGGCGGCGGCATCGGCATCGGCAAGGCGCCCCCGCACAATCCTGGTGGCGGCGGCGCCGGCAAGGCGCCCCCGCACAATCCTGGTGGCGCCGGCGCCGGTAAGGCGTCCCCGCACAATCCTGGTGGCGTCAGCGCTGGTAAGGTGCCCCCGCACAATCCTGGTGGCGGCGGCATCGGCATCGGCAAGGCGCCCCCGCACAATCCTGGTGGCGGCGGCACCGGCAAGGCGCCCCCGCACAATCCTGGTGGCGGCGGCGCCGGCAAGGCGCCCCCGCACAATCCTGGTGGCGTCGGCGCCGGTAAGGTGCCCTCGCACAAGGCGCCCCCGCACAATCCTGGTGGCGGCGGTGCCGGCAAGGCGCCCCCGCACAATCCTGGTGGTGGCGGCGCCGGCAAGGCGCCCCCGCACAAGGCGCCCCTGCACAATCCTGGTGGTGGCGGCGCCGGCAAGGCGCCCCCGCACAATTCTGGTGGCGTCGACGCCGGCAAGTCGCCCCCGCACAAGGCGCCCCCGCACAATTCTTGTGGCGGCGGCGCCGGCAAGGCACCCCCGCACAAGGCGCCCCCGCACAATCCTGATGGCGGCGGCGCCGGCAAGGCGCTCCCGCACAATCCTAGTGGTGGCGGCGCCGGCAAGGCGCCCCCGCCCTGCAATTTCAAGTAA